Proteins from a single region of Nerophis lumbriciformis linkage group LG36, RoL_Nlum_v2.1, whole genome shotgun sequence:
- the selenoh gene encoding selenoprotein H, which translates to MASVEAGRRGTKRKTENEEEKPTKEAKGEEAPLLEGQKVIIEHCKSURVYGRNAEGVKSALLAARPQLTVVLNPEKPRRNSFEITLLDGGKETSLWTGIKKGPPRKLKFPDPGAIAAAFQEALSTE; encoded by the exons GCCGCCGTGGCACCAAGCGCAAAACCGAGAATGAGGAGGAGAAGCCCACCAAGGAGGCAAAAGGGGAAGAGGCGCCTTTGCTGGAGGGTCAAAAGGTGATCATTGAACACTG CAAGAGCTGACGAGTGTATGGGCGTAATGCTGAGGGTGTTAAATCTGCCCTGCTGGCTGCACGCCCTCAACTCACTGTGGTCCTCAACCCAGAGAAGCCTCGCAGGAACAGCTTTGAGATCACTCTGCTTGACGGAGGCAAAG AAACATCTCTCTGGACGGGGATAAAGAAAGGTCCACCCCGTAAACTCAAGTTTCCTGACCCTGGCGCCATTGCTGCTGCATTCCAGGAGGCTCTAAGCACGGAGTAG